In the Kaistella sp. 97-N-M2 genome, one interval contains:
- a CDS encoding nucleoside deaminase has protein sequence MFTDEYFMKMALQEAETALEKEEVPIGCIVVSNNRVIARAHNLTETLNDVTAHAEMQAITSSANFLGGKYLQNCTLYVTLEPCVMCCGALNWSQISKVVIGARDEQRGFINKGLKLHPKTEIVLGVLENECSVIVKDFFRNKR, from the coding sequence ATGTTCACCGACGAATATTTTATGAAAATGGCTTTGCAGGAAGCCGAAACCGCTCTGGAAAAGGAGGAGGTTCCCATCGGCTGTATCGTGGTTTCAAACAACCGCGTAATTGCCCGGGCACACAACCTTACAGAAACTTTAAATGATGTTACCGCGCACGCGGAGATGCAGGCGATCACGTCGTCGGCCAATTTTTTGGGCGGAAAATATCTGCAAAACTGTACGTTATATGTTACCCTCGAACCCTGCGTAATGTGCTGTGGGGCGTTAAACTGGTCCCAGATTTCGAAAGTGGTCATCGGTGCGCGCGATGAACAGCGCGGTTTTATCAACAAAGGTTTAAAACTTCATCCGAAAACCGAAATCGTTTTGGGCGTTTTGGAAAACGAGTGTTCCGTGATTGTGAAAGATTTTTTTAGAAATAAGAGGTAG
- a CDS encoding energy transducer TonB codes for MPKKLFYTILFCSGCFLHAQQNEEFQSAKKYFDYQRFMLNNEFKKKFDLEDNTQEKMSIKRDFSEFMTKLDSIQNTAFIGTLIKVKNREDLQRLNTKNSRPASASNPSKKDLNKEAKYPGGFEILRKQVSDLFYAEAILPDQKIIKANVLFVVEKDGTISSVHAEGDHFAFNRQAEIAMYLLPERFSPAVINGAAVRYRFRLPLAMNFD; via the coding sequence GTGCCGAAAAAATTATTCTATACCATCCTTTTTTGCAGCGGCTGCTTTCTGCATGCCCAGCAAAACGAAGAATTTCAGTCGGCTAAGAAATATTTCGACTATCAGCGGTTTATGCTGAATAATGAGTTCAAGAAAAAATTCGACCTGGAAGACAATACGCAGGAGAAAATGTCTATCAAAAGAGATTTTTCCGAGTTTATGACGAAGCTCGACAGCATTCAAAACACCGCCTTTATCGGAACCTTGATCAAAGTAAAAAACCGCGAAGATTTACAGCGGCTGAATACGAAAAATTCCCGCCCTGCCTCTGCGTCTAATCCGTCGAAAAAGGACTTGAATAAGGAAGCAAAATACCCGGGCGGTTTCGAGATTTTACGCAAACAGGTTTCAGATCTTTTTTACGCGGAAGCCATTTTGCCGGACCAAAAAATCATCAAAGCAAATGTTTTGTTTGTGGTGGAGAAAGATGGCACCATAAGTTCCGTGCATGCGGAAGGTGATCATTTTGCGTTTAACCGGCAGGCAGAAATTGCCATGTACCTACTTCCCGAAAGATTTTCCCCTGCCGTCATCAACGGTGCCGCGGTTCGTTACCGCTTTCGCCTTCCGTTAGCCATGAATTTTGATTAA
- a CDS encoding DUF3575 domain-containing protein gives MKKILLVSALVAGLSSLNAQNTASAERQNDIMISPIELIAGPVLNVSYERLLNENSGIGINGLFDLQNDEDYSFNQISPYYRMYFGKKYASGFFVEGFVPITMTNDTHYIPHYDSNNYYTSPVEEKNTTLGIGVGFGGKWVARKNIIFEASAGIARRFGLDSHYDSAITGKGMLGIGYRF, from the coding sequence ATGAAGAAAATTCTCTTGGTTTCAGCTCTGGTGGCTGGGTTATCTTCGCTGAATGCACAGAATACAGCATCAGCCGAAAGACAAAACGACATTATGATTTCACCTATTGAGTTGATCGCCGGACCGGTCCTCAATGTAAGCTACGAAAGACTTCTTAATGAAAATTCCGGAATCGGCATCAACGGCCTTTTCGATCTGCAGAATGACGAGGATTATTCCTTTAATCAGATCTCCCCGTACTACCGCATGTATTTTGGAAAAAAATACGCGTCCGGATTTTTTGTAGAAGGCTTTGTGCCCATCACCATGACTAATGATACGCATTACATTCCTCATTACGATTCCAACAACTATTACACCTCGCCTGTGGAAGAAAAAAATACCACTTTGGGAATTGGTGTGGGATTCGGCGGCAAATGGGTAGCCAGAAAGAATATCATTTTTGAAGCCAGCGCAGGTATTGCGCGAAGATTCGGACTGGATTCCCATTATGACTCAGCAATTACAGGAAAAGGAATGTTGGGCATCGGATACCGATTCTAA
- a CDS encoding 50S ribosomal protein L25/general stress protein Ctc yields MKSITIQGTKRESVGKKSTKALRDAELVPCVVYGGAETLNFSAEERSFKGLVYTPEAHTVSIEVDGQTIAAILQDIQFHPLTDKILHADFYQMSDDKPVVMEVPVALTGRSKGVVAGGSLRQSFRKLKVKALPGNLPDEIVVDVTSLKIGGKLYVGDIKTENFSFMHPDNAVVVAVKMSRTAMKGGAGADDEDEEETTDAAVEGDAPAAEATSAE; encoded by the coding sequence ATGAAATCTATCACAATTCAAGGTACAAAAAGAGAAAGCGTGGGCAAAAAGTCTACTAAAGCTTTACGTGATGCTGAATTAGTTCCTTGTGTTGTTTACGGAGGCGCCGAAACCCTTAATTTTTCTGCTGAAGAAAGATCTTTCAAAGGTTTGGTATACACTCCCGAAGCACACACGGTATCTATTGAGGTTGACGGGCAAACCATTGCCGCAATCCTTCAAGACATCCAGTTCCATCCCCTAACCGACAAAATTTTACACGCTGATTTCTATCAGATGTCCGATGACAAACCGGTGGTTATGGAAGTTCCTGTAGCACTTACAGGTCGTTCAAAAGGTGTTGTTGCCGGTGGTTCGCTAAGACAGTCCTTCAGAAAACTGAAAGTAAAAGCACTTCCAGGAAACTTGCCGGACGAAATCGTGGTCGACGTAACTTCATTGAAAATTGGAGGTAAACTTTATGTGGGCGACATCAAAACCGAAAATTTCAGTTTCATGCATCCGGACAACGCTGTAGTTGTTGCCGTTAAGATGTCCAGAACTGCAATGAAAGGTGGCGCTGGCGCAGACGACGAAGACGAAGAAGAAACTACGGATGCTGCTGTAGAAGGAGATGCTCCTGCTGCAGAAGCTACAAGCGCAGAATAA
- a CDS encoding ribose-phosphate pyrophosphokinase, which translates to MSEQASYLFSTRTSKVLAEKIARFYGQELGKINFQEFSDGEFEPVLDESVRGGRVFLIASTFPPADNLLELLLMIDASKRASAKSVTVVLPYYGLARQDRKDQPRAPIGAKLVANLLTAAGATRVMTMDLHADQIQGFFEIPVDHLYASTIFIDYIQKLNLDHLTIASPDMGGAKRAKNYAGHLGADVVIAYKERKKANVVDEMFLIGDVEGRNVVLIDDMIDTAGTLCKAADILMANGAISVRAMATHGVLSGKAYENIENSKLVEVIVTDSIPVKENLSSKIKVLSCAELFADVMKMVHEHKSISEKFII; encoded by the coding sequence GTTTTTATGGGCAGGAATTAGGTAAAATTAATTTTCAGGAGTTTAGTGATGGCGAATTCGAGCCAGTTTTAGATGAATCTGTCCGTGGTGGGCGGGTTTTTTTAATTGCATCCACTTTTCCTCCCGCAGATAATTTGCTGGAATTGTTATTAATGATTGATGCCTCCAAGCGCGCTTCGGCCAAAAGTGTTACCGTTGTTTTGCCTTATTACGGTTTGGCAAGGCAGGACCGCAAAGATCAGCCCAGAGCCCCCATCGGTGCCAAGCTGGTTGCGAATCTTCTTACAGCGGCGGGCGCCACAAGAGTGATGACCATGGATTTACACGCGGATCAGATTCAGGGATTTTTCGAAATTCCGGTGGATCATTTGTATGCTTCCACCATTTTCATCGACTATATTCAAAAATTAAATTTAGACCATCTTACCATCGCTTCGCCGGATATGGGAGGCGCAAAACGCGCCAAAAATTACGCCGGGCATTTAGGAGCAGATGTTGTGATCGCCTACAAAGAACGAAAGAAAGCCAATGTTGTCGACGAAATGTTTCTGATTGGTGATGTAGAAGGAAGAAACGTGGTCCTCATCGATGATATGATCGATACCGCGGGAACACTCTGCAAGGCCGCAGATATCCTGATGGCAAACGGTGCCATAAGCGTTCGCGCCATGGCTACTCACGGTGTACTCTCCGGTAAAGCCTACGAAAACATTGAAAACTCAAAATTAGTCGAAGTCATTGTAACCGACAGTATTCCGGTGAAAGAAAATCTTTCCTCCAAAATAAAGGTACTTTCCTGTGCCGAACTCTTTGCAGATGTTATGAAAATGGTGCACGAACATAAATCCATCAGCGAGAAATTCATTATATAG